The proteins below are encoded in one region of Pseudomonas entomophila L48:
- a CDS encoding type I polyketide synthase yields MNPPMDNAIAIIGMACRLPFADSPEQFWQALAEGQEAIESYSDEQLLAQGVPAERLADPHYVKAGVALPGRQLFDAGFFGFSPRDASLMDPQQRLLLETAYHAFERAGYAPERHGQETGVFVGADASSYFVHNLLPNAQAMAATDPVQLLYANSGNATQIAYKLNLRGPAMDVATACSTSLVAIHQACRSLLLHECDLALAGGASVQAAEQQGYLHRPDSILSPDGHCRAFDQQARGTVAGQGVALVLLKRYEDALRDNDRIEAVIRGSAINNDGARKVGYTAPSVDGQVAVLRRALAMAGLQADEVGYIECHGTGTALGDPIELTALNEVYGGQPRAADAPCYLGSLKSNLGHLNSAAGVAGLIKAVLCLQQRQIPASLHFTRLTDKASLDGLQVNAQLRPWPQADHVARAAVSSFGIGGTNAHVLLEAAPPRAASQVPAGPWLLTLSAKSAPAVARKQAQLADWLEQLQQAPLMDICHTANGGRTQHVHRLALVVRSHAELLARLREGRPARLAAPPPADLVLVLRDDPHLVERVAPLAPHCRPLAEALGHIGSNLGPTQQRFAALYALAELWHAWGLRPHLVLCDALGELAMACRAGRLSPGEALALLDGQLGALPERQGEPGFAWLSSLDGQPVRHARSLDGQYWQQARSQTVFNTSLARLAKAPGHCLVDAAAAPWPPGTDTDACLHSDQPAAHEQLLDLAGQLWMRGVNLDLLAVHDGRGLRVALPGYPFERSRHWIEPPSPGAVDTPAHAMDSASSAQVPPRNELEREIAGLWSELLGIEQVGVTEDFFDLGGHSLLATQLNARLHQRFGIELSLEDLFDHPTVEATASLLLRSEAAVPDTSH; encoded by the coding sequence ATGAATCCGCCCATGGACAACGCCATCGCCATCATCGGCATGGCCTGCCGCCTCCCCTTCGCCGACAGCCCAGAGCAGTTCTGGCAAGCCCTGGCCGAAGGCCAGGAAGCCATCGAGTCATACAGCGACGAACAGTTGCTGGCCCAGGGCGTGCCCGCCGAACGCCTGGCCGACCCGCACTACGTCAAGGCCGGCGTTGCCCTGCCGGGCCGCCAGCTGTTCGATGCCGGTTTCTTCGGCTTCTCGCCGCGCGACGCCAGCCTGATGGACCCGCAGCAACGCCTGCTGCTCGAGACCGCCTACCACGCCTTCGAACGCGCCGGCTATGCGCCGGAGCGCCATGGCCAGGAAACCGGGGTGTTCGTCGGTGCCGATGCCAGCAGCTACTTCGTCCACAACCTGCTGCCCAATGCCCAGGCCATGGCCGCCACCGACCCGGTGCAACTGCTTTACGCCAACAGCGGCAATGCCACGCAGATCGCCTACAAGCTCAACCTGCGCGGCCCGGCGATGGATGTCGCCACCGCCTGCTCCACCTCGCTGGTGGCGATCCACCAGGCCTGCCGCAGCCTGTTGCTGCACGAGTGCGACCTGGCCCTGGCCGGCGGCGCCTCGGTGCAGGCCGCCGAACAGCAAGGCTACCTGCACCGCCCCGACAGCATCCTGTCGCCGGACGGCCACTGCCGGGCCTTCGACCAGCAGGCCCGCGGCACCGTCGCCGGCCAGGGAGTAGCCCTGGTGCTGCTCAAACGCTACGAGGACGCCCTGCGCGACAACGACCGCATCGAAGCGGTGATTCGCGGCTCGGCGATCAACAACGACGGCGCGCGCAAGGTCGGCTACACCGCCCCCAGCGTCGATGGCCAGGTCGCGGTGCTGCGCCGGGCCCTGGCCATGGCCGGCCTGCAGGCGGACGAGGTCGGCTACATCGAATGCCATGGCACTGGCACGGCCTTGGGCGACCCCATCGAGCTGACCGCGCTCAACGAGGTGTACGGCGGGCAACCCCGCGCCGCCGACGCGCCCTGCTACCTCGGCTCGCTGAAGAGCAACCTCGGTCATCTCAACTCCGCCGCGGGCGTGGCCGGCCTGATCAAGGCCGTGCTGTGCCTGCAACAACGGCAGATCCCCGCGTCGCTGCACTTCACCCGCCTGACCGACAAGGCCAGCCTCGACGGACTGCAGGTCAACGCCCAGCTGCGCCCATGGCCACAGGCCGACCACGTGGCGCGGGCGGCGGTCAGTTCGTTCGGCATCGGCGGCACCAACGCCCATGTGCTGCTGGAGGCGGCGCCACCACGCGCCGCCAGCCAGGTGCCCGCCGGCCCCTGGCTGCTGACGCTGTCGGCCAAGTCGGCGCCCGCCGTGGCACGCAAGCAAGCGCAACTGGCGGACTGGCTGGAACAGCTGCAGCAGGCGCCGCTGATGGATATCTGCCACACCGCCAACGGCGGGCGTACCCAGCACGTGCATCGCCTGGCGCTGGTGGTGCGCAGCCACGCCGAACTGCTGGCACGGCTGCGCGAGGGCCGCCCCGCGCGTCTCGCCGCGCCGCCACCGGCCGACCTGGTGCTGGTGCTGCGCGACGACCCGCACCTGGTCGAGCGCGTGGCGCCACTGGCCCCGCACTGCCGCCCGCTGGCCGAGGCCCTCGGCCACATCGGTAGCAACCTGGGCCCGACGCAGCAACGCTTCGCCGCCCTGTACGCCCTGGCCGAGTTGTGGCATGCCTGGGGTTTGCGTCCCCACCTGGTGCTGTGCGACGCCCTGGGCGAACTGGCCATGGCCTGCCGGGCCGGCCGACTCTCGCCGGGCGAAGCCCTCGCGCTGCTCGACGGCCAGCTCGGTGCCTTGCCCGAACGCCAGGGCGAGCCTGGGTTCGCGTGGCTATCGAGCCTGGACGGCCAGCCGGTCAGGCACGCACGCTCGCTCGATGGGCAGTATTGGCAGCAGGCACGCAGCCAGACGGTCTTCAACACCAGTCTGGCGCGCCTGGCCAAGGCGCCCGGGCACTGCCTGGTGGACGCCGCGGCCGCGCCATGGCCACCGGGCACCGACACCGACGCCTGCCTGCACAGCGACCAGCCAGCAGCGCATGAGCAACTGCTCGACCTCGCCGGCCAGTTGTGGATGCGGGGCGTCAACCTCGACCTGCTCGCCGTGCACGACGGCCGTGGCCTGCGCGTGGCGCTGCCGGGCTACCCGTTCGAACGCAGCCGCCACTGGATCGAACCGCCGAGCCCGGGGGCCGTGGACACCCCGGCGCACGCCATGGATAGCGCCAGCAGCGCGCAGGTACCCCCACGCAATGAGCTGGAGCGGGAGATCGCCGGGCTGTGGTCGGAGCTGCTGGGCATCGAGCAGGTCGGCGTCACCGAGGACTTCTTCGACCTGGGTGGCCACTCGCTGCTGGCCACCCAGCTCAACGCACGCCTGCACCAGCGTTTCGGTATCGAACTGAGCCTGGAAGACCTGTTCGACCACCCCACCGTGGAGGCCACGGCCAGCCTGCTGCTGCGCAGCGAGGCCGCCGTGCCCGACACCTCCCACTGA